A region from the Dromaius novaehollandiae isolate bDroNov1 chromosome 28, bDroNov1.hap1, whole genome shotgun sequence genome encodes:
- the TMDD1 gene encoding transmembrane and death domain protein 1 has translation MLAPAVLGLLLLAAWGHGEDAVAAVLGRHAVDRLARLLSPAECRQLRAWLAGPDGDLARELEQLSEARNPLGRGRRGPGGCTTALRRGLLVAGAAAPWDRLSRGLRHVGRPDVARELGKNLIQDRSLELRRHVEGYGRAAARLTSSLLLPQGDPHRGGRARRAGGGGWPPPYARSPLGWVGPVVSGVLGGFLTSVLLLLLAAACSRRWAGLGEAPAAATSCGKARANKASWRS, from the coding sequence ATGCTGGCACCGGCGGTGCTCGGCCTGCTCTTGCTGGCGGCGTGGGGCCATGGCGAGGACGCGGTGGCGGCGGTGCTGGGCCGGCACGCCGTGGACCGCCTGGCGCGGCTGCTGTCGCCGGCCGAGTGCCGGCAGCTGCGGGCCTGGCTGGCGGGGCCGGACGGCGACCTGGCGCGGGAGCTGGAGCAGCTTTCGGAGGCGAGGAACCCgctgggccgggggcggcgggggcccgggggcTGCACCACCGCCCTGCGCCGCGGGCTGCTCgtcgccggggcggccgccccctGGGACCGGCTCTCGCGCGGCCTCCGCCACGTCGGCCGCCCCGACGTCGCCCGCGAGCTGGGCAAGAACCTGATCCAGGACCGCAGCCTGGAGCTGCGCCGGCACGTGGAGGGCTacggccgcgccgcggcccggctcacctcctcgctgctgctgccgcagGGCGACCCTCACCGCGGCGGCAGGGCTCGGCGGGCCGGTGGCGGCGGGTGGCCGCCCCCCTACGCCCGGAGCCCGCTGGGCTGGGTCGGCCCCGTGGTCTCGGGCGTCCTGGGGGGCTTCCTCACctccgtcctcctcctcctcctcgccgccgcctgctcccgccgctgggccgggctgggggaggcaCCGGCCGCCGCGACGTCCTGCGGGAAAGCGAGAGCCAATAAAGCTTCGTGGAGGAGCTGA
- the FIGNL2 gene encoding fidgetin-like protein 2, with the protein MHWSPEHAQSLNQWPEQHLDVSSTTSSPAHKPDLYPSGRQRFNYAWANDDISALTASNLLKRYAEKYSGVLEAPYERPALGGYGDGAFGALNGQKGDGEPWAAPPGPEGAYPLTPAHDGLPGAKAAGAPAAAPAVPAALAEPVYAGNACGGGGGGLGSSQDYASGYGGAYLPSGYCGQPAALPPAHPPGLLPPASALVPGYGAAAAAAAGPAYSYAAAGYPPQPAYGGVHPPHPAASYLPAAIAAPTPLPRPPAAPAYGYQSPGLAPPPPPPPPPPPPADASLKRKAFDMAGGPEEGEGRYGKYGYEPPKPAPASPYGNGFGPEPPQGPFKAGKRPAAAEERPGKYGGQPLKGLAAAFGAGEPPARAAEPFEKFSPPAANGERAGEQGRPFPARRPPKAPAFAEPPDSVDPLALELVDGKMVDGGPPVQWTDIAGQVSVKAAIEEELVWPILRPGAYTGAGRPPRTILLFGPRGTGKTLLSRCISTQLGSSLLKLSGAALLSKWKADAEKILQTVFFVASCRQPAVVLITEAESLLSARAGEDGAQAGNLKSQLLSYLDNVATSAEHNVVVIGTTRRPGAMDEAAHRRFAKRFYIAPPDSVARRQILHRALAQQNACLSEREMASLVQHTESFSGGELVRLCQQAGAATLRGLPGQLQATSYEDFESAFCKVRPAASPKELDSLAEWDKLYGSRH; encoded by the coding sequence ATGCACTGGTCACCAGAGCATGCCCAGTCCCTGAACCAGTGGCCGGAGCAGCACCTGGACGTCTCCTCCACCACCTCGTCGCCGGCCCACAAGCCCGACCTCTACCCCAGCGGCCGCCAGCGCTTCAACTACGCCTGGGCCAACGACGACATCTCCGCGCTGACGGCCTCCAACCTGCTCAAGAGGTACGCGGAGAAGTACTCGGGGGTGCTGGAGGCGCCCTACGAGCGCCCGGCGCTCGGCGGCTACGGCGATGGCGCCTTCGGGGCCCTTAACGGGCAGAAGGGCGACGGGGAGCcctgggccgcgccgccgggccccgaggGCGCCTACCCGCTGACGCCGGCGCACGACGGCCTCCCCGGCGCCAAGGCGgccggcgcccccgccgcggcgcccgccgtgCCGGCCGCCCTCGCCGAGCCCGTCTACGCCGGCAacgcgtgcggcggcggcggcggcgggctgggctCGTCGCAGGACTACGCCTCCGGCTACGGCGGCGCCTACCTGCCCTCGGGCTACTGCGGCCAGCCGGCGGCCTTGCCCCCGGCCCACccgccggggctgctgccgcccgcctccGCCCTGGTGCCGGGCtacggcgccgccgccgccgccgccgccggccccgcgtaCAGCTACGCCGCCGCCGGCTACCCGCCGCAGCCGGCCTACGGCGGCGTCCACCCGCCCCACCCCGCCGCCTCCTACCTGCCGGCCGCCATCGCGGCgcccaccccgctgccccggccccccgccgcgcccgcctaCGGCTACCAGAGCCCCGGCctggcgccgcccccgccgcccccgccgcccccgccgccgccggcggacGCCTCGCTGAAGCGCAAGGCCTTCGACATGGCCGGCGGCCCGGAGGAGGGCGAGGGCCGCTACGGCAAGTACGGCTACGAGCCGCCCAAGCCCGCCCCGGCGTCGCCCTACGGCAACGGCTTCGGCCCCGAGCCCCCGCAGGGGCCCTTCAAGGCCGGgaagcggccggcggcggcggaggagcggCCGGGGAAGTACGGCGGGCAGCCGCTGAAGGGCCTGGCGGCGGCCTTCggcgccggggagccgccggcgcgggcggcggagCCCTTCGAGAAGTTCAGCCCGCCGGCCGCCAACGGGGAGCGGGCGGGCGAGCAGGGCCGCCCCttcccggcccggcggccccccaAGGCGCCGGCCTTCGCCGAGCCGCCCGACAGCGTCGACCCCCTCGCCCTGGAGCTGGTGGACGGCAAAATGGTGGACGGCGGCCCCCCCGTGCAGTGGACCGACATCGCCGGGCAGGTCTCCGTGAAGGCCGCCATCGAGGAGGAGCTGGTGTGGCCCATCCTGAGGCCCGGCGCCTACACCGGGGCCGGCCGGCCGCCCCGAACCATCCTGCTCTTCGGCCCCCGCGGCACGGGGAAGACCCTGCTGAGCAGGTGCATCTCCACCCAGCTGGGCTCCAGCCTCCTGAAGCTCAGCGGCGCGGCCCTGCTCTCCAAGTGGAAGGCCGACGCCGAGAAGATCCTGCAGACCGTCTTCTTCGTGGCCAGCTGCCGGCAGCCCGCGGTGGTGCTCATCACCGAGGCCGAGTCCCTCCTCTCGGCCCGGGCCGGCGAAGACGGCGCCCAGGCCGGTAACCTCAAGTCGCAGCTGCTCTCCTACCTGGACAACGTCGCTACCTCAGCCGAGCACAACGTGGTGGTCATCGGGACGACCCGCCGGCCCGGCGCCATGGACGAGGCCGCGCACCGGCGCTTCGCCAAGCGCTTCTACATCGCGCCGCCCGACAGCGTCGCCCGGCGGCAGATCCTCCACCGCGCGCTGGCGCAGCAGAACGCCTGCCTCAGCGAGCGGGAGATGGCCTCGCTCGTGCAGCACACGGAGAGCTTCTCGGGCGGCGAGCTGGTGCGGCTGTGCCAGCAGGCCGGTGCCGCCACGCTGCGCGGCCTCCCCGGGCAGCTCCAGGCCACCTCCTACGAGGACTTCGAGAGCGCCTTCTGCAAGGTccgccccgccgcctcgcccAAGGAGCTGGACTCGCTCGCCGAGTGGGACAAGCTGTACGGGTCCAGACACTGA